GCGGCGTCGACGCTGCGCATGGAGTCCGACGCGGTCATCATCCTCGACCCGGTCAACTCGCCGGTGATCAAGGATGCGCTGGCCAAGGGCGGGCGCAACTGGGTCGGTGGCAACTGCACCGTCAGCTGCATGCTGATGGGCGTGGGCGCGCTCTACAAGGCCGGCCTGGTCGAGTGGATGAGCACCCAGACCTACCAGGCGGCCAGCGGCGGCGGTGCCCAGCACATGCGCGAACTGCTGACGCAGTACGGCACGCTCAACGCCTCGGTGCGCGCACTGCTCGACGACCCGAAGAGCGCCATCCTCGAGATCGACCGCCAGGTCATCGCCACCCAGCGCGGCCTGACGGCCGAGCAGACCGCCAACTTCGGCGTGCCGCTGGGCGGTTCGCTGATCCCCTGGATCGACAAGGACCTGGGCAACGGCCAATCCAAGGAAGAGTGGAAGGGCATGGCCGAGACCAACAAGATCCTCGGCCTGGGCGAGGGCTTCGGCTCGGCGGCCATCCCGGTCGACGGTTTCTGCGTGCGCGTCGGTGCGATGCGCTGCCACAGCCAGGCGCTGACCTTCAAGCTCAAGAAGGACGTGCCGGTGGCAGACATCGAGGCCATGATCGCCGCCGACAACGAGTGGGTGAAGGTGGTTCCCAATACCCGCGAAGCGACGATCAAGGACCTGACGCCGGTGGCCGTCACCGGCACGATGACGATTCCGGTCGGTCGCATCCGCAAGCTGGCGATGGGCCCTGAATACGTCGGCGCCTTCACCATCGGCGATCAGCTGCTGTGGGGCGCTGCGGAGCCGCTGCGGCGCATGTTGCGCATCCTGCTGGCCGCCTGAGTCGGCTTGATTGATCGACAGGACGGGCTTGGCGGTCGTTGTCCCTCGACAACGACCGTCACGACATCATGCGCATGGGGACTGATCGCCGCAAACATCAGCCACTGCATGAGCTTGTCTTTGTATCTTCTTGATGTTATTGTGATTTCAGGAAATTTGAGTCGGCTGTGTGATGATCGCCAACAGGCTCGTTCCTGCACTTAACTGAACTGTTTGCTCGACCTGACTGAGATGGCTTGGGGGTATTGTTCGAGCCATTGCATGGGAGACGCCTTGAAAACCGATATGACGCGTACGGGGCGTTTGGCTCTGAAGCAAGTGGCAGCTGCGGTTGCCGTGACGGCTGCGATTTGCGCCGCGCCCTCTGCCTGGGCCCTGAGCCTGGGCCGACTGACGGTGCAGTCTGCGCTGGGAGAGGGTCTGCGTGCAGAGATCGATGTCACCAGCCTGACGCCCGACGAGGCATCGAACCTGCGTGTTCGTGTCGCGCCGCCTGATTCGTATCGAATCGCGGGTGTCGACTACAACCCCGTCCTGCCGGCCACCAGCGTCACGCTGCAGCGTCGCGCCGACGGCACGCCGTTCCTGCGGATCTCCAGCGACCAGTCGGTGCAGGAACCGTTCGTCGACGTGATCCTCGAGATTTCGTGGTCCAGCGGTCGGCTGTTGCGCGAGTACACGCTCCTGTTCGATCCGCCGGCAACCGCACGCGCGCCGTCTGCGCCCGCGCCGGCCATCGCCGCTGCGCCGGCTCCGGCACCGACCCGAGTCGAGCCGCCGGTTCAGGTGCCGGCTCCGGTTGCTGCGGCACCGACACCCGCGCCCACCGCACCGGCGCCTGCGCTGTCGCCGGCGCCTGTCGCCCCGGCCCGGGGCGAGCTCGCGTTGCGCAAGCCGGCTGCCGAGCCCGATGCATCGGCGTCGTCCCCGCCGACCGAATACCGCGTCAAGCGTGGCGACACGCTGACGTCCATCTCGTCGAAGCTGCAGTCCGGTGGCGCGTCGCTCGATCAGGCGCTGGTGGGCCTGTTCCGTGGCAATCCGCAGGCCTTCACGGGTGACAACATGAACCGCCTGAAGGCGGGTGTCGTGTTGAACGTGCCGTCGTCGGAGCAGATGACCGCGATCGATGCCCAGGAGGCGCGCCAGATCATCCAGGCCCAGAGTGCCGATTTCAATGCCTATCGGCAGCGTCTCGCCTCATCGGTTCCCGAGCCCAAGGACGACACCGCACCCGCCCGCCAGGCGACCGGCACGGTCCGGGCCGAGGTGCAGGACAACAAGCAGTCCCAGAGCCAGACCCAGGATCGCCTGCGTCTCGACAAGGGCAAGCCGGCCACCGGCGCGGTGGTTGCAAGCGCCGAAGATGCGATCGCCAAGGAGCGCGCCGCCAAGGAAGCCGCCGCTCGTGCCACCGAGATCCAGCGCAACGTCGAAGAGCTGAAGAAGCTCCAGGCCGCGTCGGAAGCACAGATGGCTCGCAAGCCTGCTGCTGCGGTCGCCGCCTCGTCACCTTTGCCCGCGTTGAGCGTCGGTGCCGCGCCTGAGCCCGCGCCGGTGGCGGCGTCGGCCGCTTCGGCGCCGCCTGCCGTTGTCGTCGCTGCTGCGGAGCCCGCGGCATCACAGGCTTCTGCGCCTGAAGCGGCAGCCGCTGCAAGCGATGCGGCCAGCCCGGCCGCGATGGCGGTAGCGCCTGCTGCCTCGGTCATGCCGTCCGCACCGGCGCCCGAGCAGGCTGCCGACGACCAGCCGTCGCTGATCGACTCGTTGTCCGAAAACCCGTGGGTTCTGCCGGGGGCCGGTCTGGTCCTCGCGCTGCTGGCGGGTCTGGGCTATTACCGTCTGCGCGGCAAGGGCAAGGAAGACGCCGGTGTGACGTCCTTCCTTGAAAGCCGTCTGCAGCCGGATTCGTTCTTCGGTGCCAGCGGTGGTCAGCGCATCGACACCCGTGATGCATCGGGCGCGCCGTCGTCGATGAGCTATTCGCTCAGCCAGATCGATGCGATCGGCGACGTCGATCCGGTCGCCGAGGCGGAT
This portion of the Leptothrix cholodnii SP-6 genome encodes:
- a CDS encoding FimV/HubP family polar landmark protein, encoding MTAAICAAPSAWALSLGRLTVQSALGEGLRAEIDVTSLTPDEASNLRVRVAPPDSYRIAGVDYNPVLPATSVTLQRRADGTPFLRISSDQSVQEPFVDVILEISWSSGRLLREYTLLFDPPATARAPSAPAPAIAAAPAPAPTRVEPPVQVPAPVAAAPTPAPTAPAPALSPAPVAPARGELALRKPAAEPDASASSPPTEYRVKRGDTLTSISSKLQSGGASLDQALVGLFRGNPQAFTGDNMNRLKAGVVLNVPSSEQMTAIDAQEARQIIQAQSADFNAYRQRLASSVPEPKDDTAPARQATGTVRAEVQDNKQSQSQTQDRLRLDKGKPATGAVVASAEDAIAKERAAKEAAARATEIQRNVEELKKLQAASEAQMARKPAAAVAASSPLPALSVGAAPEPAPVAASAASAPPAVVVAAAEPAASQASAPEAAAAASDAASPAAMAVAPAASVMPSAPAPEQAADDQPSLIDSLSENPWVLPGAGLVLALLAGLGYYRLRGKGKEDAGVTSFLESRLQPDSFFGASGGQRIDTRDASGAPSSMSYSLSQIDAIGDVDPVAEADVYLAYGRDLQAEEILKEAMRANPERLAIRTKLLEVYAKRRDTKGYELLAGELYGLTGGQGEDWVRAQELGRSIDPENPLYEPGGQPGSGSSADVGSEMLGASTMPQSIVPSPSRFEHSVPDLDLTGDIPSGSSADVDLDISMPARMDEAAPSVPSAFSSAPAGFDAAPSVPGSNLDSGTHSLDFDLHDLPQFDAPAAAPSSRPSSIDLADISLDLDAAPSVPANLASTDTMSAFDVGEDDGSDPLARKLELAEEFNQIGDYEGARDLLQEVIENADGALKAKAQAMLDGLA
- the asd gene encoding aspartate-semialdehyde dehydrogenase; its protein translation is MALVGLVGWRGMVGSVLMDRMQAEDDFAHFEPLFFSTSNSGGKAPAQAKNETTLQDAYDIDALKRCDIIVTAQGGDYTSAVFGKLRAAGWNGHWIDAASTLRMESDAVIILDPVNSPVIKDALAKGGRNWVGGNCTVSCMLMGVGALYKAGLVEWMSTQTYQAASGGGAQHMRELLTQYGTLNASVRALLDDPKSAILEIDRQVIATQRGLTAEQTANFGVPLGGSLIPWIDKDLGNGQSKEEWKGMAETNKILGLGEGFGSAAIPVDGFCVRVGAMRCHSQALTFKLKKDVPVADIEAMIAADNEWVKVVPNTREATIKDLTPVAVTGTMTIPVGRIRKLAMGPEYVGAFTIGDQLLWGAAEPLRRMLRILLAA